The Carassius auratus strain Wakin chromosome 27, ASM336829v1, whole genome shotgun sequence genome includes a region encoding these proteins:
- the LOC113045848 gene encoding UPF0415 protein C7orf25 homolog, with protein sequence MATYNTLQDRIRVAKELLERVDKICSRQGCEVEGRAKLCSKLRAELKFLQKVEAGKVVIKESHLQSTNLTHLRAIVESAENLENVASVLHVFTYEGPDGQKQTLVVDVVANGGHTWVKAIGRKAEALHNIWQGRGQYGDRSVIRQAEDFLEASRQQPVQYSNPHIIFAFYNGVSSPMADKLKEMGISVRGDIVAVNTIIEGEEDEDSEDKPGCFEEDQEGENEALVEEEEEEEEEDEDDDDDTDLTHTRVDRDTIVASLAFPTEVKVDVCNRVNLDITTLITYVSSLSHGNCHFTFKEVVLTEQAAQERQEKVLPRLEEFMKGKELFACHSAVEDFRVILETLGGPGEKSRAEQLLSRLKVVPDQPSERTQRLVMSSKVNRRSLMIFGTGDTLRAITMTANSGFIRAAANQGVRYSVFIHQPRALTEGKEWRATPI encoded by the coding sequence ATGGCTACTTACAACACGCTGCAGGACCGGATCAGAGTAGCCAAGGAGCTGCTTGAGAGAGTGGACAAGATTTGCAGTCGCCAAGGCTGTGAGGTTGAGGGACgtgctaaactctgcagtaaGCTGCGGGCAGAGCTCAAGTTCCTGCAGAAGGTGGAGGCCGGCAAGGTTGTTATCAAGGAGTCCCACCTGCAAAGTACCAATCTCACTCATCTGAGGGCCATCGTCGAATCAGCCGAGAATCTAGAGAATGTGGCGAGCGTCCTGCACGTCTTCACCTACGAGGGCCCCGACGGCCAGAAGCAGACTTTGGTGGTCGACGTGGTGGCAAATGGCGGACACACTTGGGTGAAAGCCATCGGGCGCAAGGCGGAGGCGCTGCACAACATCTGGCAAGGCCGTGGCCAGTACGGAGATAGAAGCGTGATACGACAAGCAGAAGATTTCCTTGAGGCCAGTCGGCAGCAGCCCGTGCAGTACAGCAACCCTCACATCATATTTGCCTTCTACAATGGGGTCTCAAGCCCTATGGCTGACAAGCTCAAAGAGATGGGCATCTCTGTGCGAGGTGACATTGTTGCTGTTAATACAATAATCGAAGGGGAAGAGGATGAAGACAGTGAAGACAAACCTGGATGTTTTGAAGAGGACCAGGAGGGAGAGAATGAAGCTTTggttgaggaggaggaggaagaagaagaagaggatgaggacGATGATGACGACACTGACCTCACCCACACCCGTGTTGATCGAGACACCATCGTGGCCAGCCTTGCCTTCCCCACTGAAGTGAAGGTGGATGTGTGCAACAGGGTGAACCTTGACATCACCACTTTGATCACGTATGTGTCGTCCCTGAGCCACGGCAACTGTCACTTCACTTTTAAGGAAGTGGTGCTGACGGAGCAGGCTGCACAGGAGCGCCAGGAGAAGGTCCTGCCCCGGCTGGAGGAGTTCATGAAGGGAAAAGAGCTGTTTGCTTGCCATTCCGCGGTTGAGGATTTCCGCGTGATCTTGGAAACGTTAGGAGGCCCTGGAGAAAAATCCCGAGCGGAGCAGCTGCTATCCAGGCTCAAAGTAGTTCCTGATCAGCCGTCTGAGCGAACACAACGCTTGGTTATGAGCTCAAAGGTGAACCGTAGATCACTGATGATCTTTGGGACTGGGGACACCCTGCGGGCCATTACTATGACTGCGAATAGTGGATTCATCCGCGCTGCTGCTAATCAGGGTGTGCGATACAGCGTGTTCATCCACCAACCCCGCGCACTCACTGAGGGGAAAGAATGGAGAGCAACTCCAATATGA